A single Natrinema pellirubrum DSM 15624 DNA region contains:
- a CDS encoding SDR family NAD(P)-dependent oxidoreductase encodes MRLEDKTVVITGAASGIGRSTAKRCAEEGARVIVTDVDIEGGEETVERIEAAGGEAEFAELDVTDSEQFHDVVDTVAEEYGIDVMVNNAGTGHPGGNLEDLDDETRDFVIDINIKGVWNGCSAALPHMKDQGHGSIVNVGSLASILGLPKQAAYSTTKAAVLNMTRTVAAEAGPYGVRANAVCPGFTETQMLEGFLAQQDDPEVARTEMIEDYPLKRLGEPEEIANAILFLASDEASFVSGHGLVVDGGFSTC; translated from the coding sequence ATGCGACTCGAGGACAAGACAGTAGTTATCACAGGTGCGGCGTCGGGGATCGGTCGGTCGACCGCCAAGCGGTGTGCCGAGGAGGGGGCACGCGTCATCGTCACGGACGTCGATATCGAGGGCGGCGAGGAGACCGTCGAGCGAATCGAGGCGGCCGGCGGCGAGGCGGAGTTCGCCGAACTCGACGTCACCGACAGCGAGCAGTTCCACGACGTCGTCGACACCGTGGCCGAGGAGTACGGCATCGACGTGATGGTCAACAACGCCGGCACCGGCCATCCTGGCGGGAACCTCGAGGACCTCGACGACGAGACCCGGGACTTCGTGATCGATATCAACATCAAAGGCGTCTGGAACGGCTGTTCGGCCGCGCTGCCCCACATGAAAGACCAGGGCCACGGCTCGATCGTCAACGTCGGTTCGCTGGCGAGCATTCTCGGGCTCCCCAAGCAGGCGGCTTACTCGACGACCAAGGCCGCCGTATTGAACATGACTCGGACGGTCGCGGCCGAGGCCGGCCCCTACGGCGTCCGCGCCAACGCCGTCTGCCCCGGCTTCACCGAGACACAGATGCTCGAGGGCTTTCTCGCACAGCAGGACGACCCGGAGGTAGCCAGAACGGAGATGATCGAGGACTACCCGCTCAAGCGACTGGGCGAGCCCGAGGAGATCGCAAACGCCATCCTCTTTCTGGCCAGCGACGAGGCCTCGTTCGTCAGCGGCCACGGGCTGGTCGTCGACGGCGGGTTCTCGACCTGCTGA
- a CDS encoding type II toxin-antitoxin system PemK/MazF family toxin, with amino-acid sequence MRDERCDVVIAVDPFRGDSSGRPFLIVGSEETPFHGEQYIALSLTTRTWYDERLPLNEGDWDDGGAPRSSSIMPWSVNSIDADLIERYQGRLGTDVVDEATTRLVEYVGPD; translated from the coding sequence ATGAGAGACGAGCGCTGCGATGTCGTCATCGCCGTCGACCCGTTCAGAGGCGATTCGAGTGGACGGCCGTTTCTCATCGTCGGCAGCGAGGAAACGCCGTTTCACGGCGAGCAGTATATCGCCCTCTCGCTTACGACCCGGACGTGGTACGACGAACGACTCCCGCTGAACGAGGGTGACTGGGACGACGGCGGCGCACCCCGCTCGAGTTCGATCATGCCGTGGTCGGTCAACTCGATCGACGCCGACCTGATCGAGCGCTATCAGGGGCGGCTCGGAACGGACGTCGTCGACGAGGCCACGACTCGGCTCGTCGAGTACGTCGGTCCTGACTGA
- a CDS encoding peptidylprolyl isomerase, with the protein MGDVTATLHTNRGDIEVELYDERAPRTVDNFVGLATGGKTWEDPETGEEIDGEPLYDDVAFHRVIEGFMIQGGDPTETGRGGPGYQFDDEFHDELRHDDEGILSMANSGPDTNGSQFFITLDAQPHLDDRHAVFGKVTDGMDVVHEIGNVETDANDQPQEDVVLESVSVDYE; encoded by the coding sequence ATGGGAGACGTTACTGCCACCCTGCACACGAACCGCGGCGATATCGAGGTCGAACTCTACGACGAGCGGGCCCCCCGAACCGTCGACAACTTCGTCGGGCTCGCGACCGGCGGCAAGACCTGGGAAGACCCCGAGACGGGCGAAGAAATCGACGGCGAGCCCCTGTACGACGACGTCGCCTTCCACCGCGTCATCGAGGGCTTCATGATCCAGGGCGGCGACCCGACCGAGACCGGCCGCGGCGGTCCCGGCTACCAGTTCGACGACGAGTTCCACGACGAACTACGCCACGACGACGAGGGCATCCTGAGCATGGCCAACTCCGGGCCCGACACCAACGGCTCGCAGTTCTTCATCACCCTCGACGCCCAGCCCCACCTCGACGACCGCCACGCCGTGTTCGGTAAGGTCACCGACGGCATGGACGTCGTCCACGAGATCGGAAACGTCGAGACCGACGCCAACGACCAGCCCCAGGAAGACGTCGTCCTCGAGTCGGTCTCCGTCGACTACGAGTAA
- a CDS encoding succinylglutamate desuccinylase/aspartoacylase family protein encodes MSGGTHTADRITLARLPSGVELTTTVHTYRGVTPGPTLYVQAAQHGREINGTEVLRRFHERLPLESLSGTVIAVPVANPLTFDRVSYTTPEQLDSVHPNMNRIWPGDAEGSLHQRLAARLWEYVTAADAVVDLHTGSPDMLPHVVYREGDERSRDLAAAFGTDLLLAEGAGEDAPDEWHRRGFEGKLRVAAAEAGIPSITPELAHNKQILEDVVETGVTGLLAVCRSLELLPGAVPERDQRIARNHLGQVSADAAGLFRPTPRLAVGDEIAEGEPIGTVYDPTTYDALQEARTERSGLLYALTREATVTAGDQLASVALTREA; translated from the coding sequence ATGAGCGGTGGGACGCACACGGCGGATCGCATCACCCTCGCACGACTCCCGTCGGGCGTCGAGCTGACGACGACGGTCCACACCTATCGCGGCGTGACACCGGGGCCGACGCTGTACGTGCAGGCGGCCCAGCACGGCCGCGAGATCAACGGCACCGAAGTCCTCCGACGGTTCCACGAGCGACTTCCCCTCGAGTCGCTGTCCGGAACCGTGATCGCCGTCCCCGTCGCGAACCCGCTGACGTTCGACCGGGTCTCGTATACGACGCCGGAGCAACTCGACAGCGTCCACCCGAACATGAACCGGATCTGGCCGGGCGATGCCGAGGGCAGCCTCCACCAGCGGCTGGCCGCCCGCCTCTGGGAGTACGTCACGGCGGCCGACGCCGTTGTCGACCTCCACACGGGGAGTCCCGACATGCTGCCCCACGTCGTCTATCGCGAGGGCGACGAGCGCTCCCGCGATCTCGCGGCGGCGTTCGGCACCGATCTCCTGCTCGCCGAGGGGGCCGGCGAAGACGCCCCCGACGAGTGGCACCGACGCGGTTTCGAGGGGAAGCTCCGGGTCGCCGCCGCCGAGGCAGGTATCCCGTCGATCACGCCGGAACTTGCCCACAACAAACAGATCCTCGAAGACGTCGTCGAGACGGGCGTGACGGGGCTGTTGGCCGTCTGTCGCTCCCTCGAGTTGCTCCCCGGCGCGGTCCCCGAGCGCGACCAGCGGATCGCCCGCAACCATCTCGGACAGGTCTCCGCGGACGCCGCCGGCCTCTTCCGGCCGACGCCCAGGCTCGCCGTCGGCGACGAGATCGCCGAGGGGGAGCCCATCGGGACGGTGTACGATCCGACGACCTACGACGCGCTTCAGGAGGCCCGAACGGAACGAAGCGGGCTCCTTTACGCGCTCACGCGCGAGGCGACGGTGACCGCGGGCGATCAGCTCGCAAGCGTGGCACTGACCCGCGAGGCGTAG
- a CDS encoding helix-turn-helix domain-containing protein: MPLDIETFDENSDEELRGLTNAEKVVRFLADNNDKAYTPSEIAARVDVKQNSLGTVLSRLEDRDLVRHKGDYWAIGEMESVRRAYDLHRLIDSLNERYGEEDLDDWRAHAAENEPQ, encoded by the coding sequence ATGCCGCTCGATATCGAGACGTTCGACGAGAACTCGGACGAGGAACTCCGTGGACTCACGAACGCCGAGAAAGTCGTTCGGTTTCTCGCCGATAACAACGACAAGGCGTACACTCCCTCGGAGATCGCCGCCCGGGTTGACGTCAAGCAAAACTCGCTGGGAACGGTCCTCAGTCGCCTCGAGGACCGCGATCTCGTTCGACACAAGGGTGACTACTGGGCGATCGGCGAGATGGAGTCGGTCCGTCGGGCGTACGACCTGCATCGACTCATCGACTCGCTAAACGAGCGGTACGGGGAGGAAGATCTCGATGACTGGCGGGCGCACGCCGCCGAGAACGAACCGCAATGA